A genome region from Carya illinoinensis cultivar Pawnee chromosome 2, C.illinoinensisPawnee_v1, whole genome shotgun sequence includes the following:
- the LOC122301742 gene encoding protein FAR1-RELATED SEQUENCE 2-like, whose amino-acid sequence MLATLLTLHRKDGVIATYHVECEVNVDEFMKEVTHTVYFNEAECEVKCSCALFKMRGILCRHVLGIMKVNKVRSVPEKYILDRWRKDIKMTYTLIRSSYDLVDQRPEVSRYSRIIKKCYEVATNASSCDEHTEDMLAKLDAMNLGYRTNLLPSKVVVIHADTTTDVSSKKVLSPHVVRGKGRPPSLRKKSMIEKVKPTTKKASQKGKRKQFEHPKNARPGFRQVFDVLSEAGKSTGGREDAWVNDEAFFKWKDDLSNYEDKLKLLRVQKVSRQLTNIGNSILDLQAPPQGLAALLSKVSQQTKVSCLQSIHVYLIWNLRWLFE is encoded by the exons ATGCTTGCAACTCTTCTAACTCTACACCGGAAGGATGGTGTAATTGCAACGTACCATGTAGAATGTGAAgtgaatgttgatgaattcaTGAAGGAGGTGACTCACACAGTGTACTTTAATGAGGCCGAATGCGAAGTGAAGTGTTCATGTGCCTTGTTTAAGATGAGAGGGATATTGTGTAGACATGTATTAGGCATTATGAAAGTTAACAAAGTCCGTTCGGTTCCTGAAAAGTACATactagatcgatggaggaaagaCATAAAAATGACATACACTCTTATACGAAGTTCTTATGACTTAGTTGATCAGAGGCCTGAAGTTAGCAGATATTCACGTATCATCAAGAAATGTTACGAAGTAGCCACAAATGCATCGTCATGTGATGAGCACACTGAGGATATGCTAGCTAAACTAGATGCGATGAACTTAGGCTATCGCACCAACTTGTTGCCCTCGAAGGTTGTAGTGATTCATGCCGACACAACGACAGATGTGAGTTCTAAGAAAGTACTGAGTCCTCATGTAGTCAGAGGAAAAGGTAGACCTCCATCTCTCAGAAAGAAATCAATGATTGAGAAAGTGAAACCCACGACGAAGAAGGCTAGTCAAAAAGGAAAGCGTAAACAG TTTGAACACCCAAAGAATGCTCGCCCCGGATTTCGCCAGGTATTTGATGTTCTAAGTGAAGCAGGAAAATCCACAG GAGGCAGAGAAGATGCTTGGGTAAATGATGAAGCTTTCTTCAAATGGAAGGATGATCTAAGTAATTATGAGGATAAACTGAAGTTGCTAAGGGTCCAAAAGGTATCCCGTCAATTAACAAATATTGGCAACTCAATTCTAGATTTGCAAGCCCCACCTCAAGGTCTTGCTGCCCTTTTAAGCAAGGTAAGCCAACAAACAAAAGTCTCTTGTTTACAAAGCATCCACGTATACCTCATATGGAACCTGAGGTGGTTGTTTGAATGA